A window of Haliscomenobacter hydrossis DSM 1100 contains these coding sequences:
- a CDS encoding potassium channel family protein, with translation MPLVHTIIEKSRKWTTWKSQLIPGTILDVNLAVAIFFIDLLVGIAGFMWLEQFEFIDAFYQTVITISTVGFTEVKRLDDQGKIFVSFYILFNIGVFAYILSVFSYYIIQGEIFKTMHLNHVKNSIESLSNHVIVCGFGKYGREITKHFLQHKIPFVVIDINPERIESIQGSESDILYIQDDATHDEALVAAGVGRARSLIAALPEDSDNVFIVLTARQLNPQLDIISRAKDPKSQKKLALAGANHVVMPEQIGGFYMATLVSKPGAVEFFSFITNEHSSDIGFEELAYENVPASCQGLKLGELHIRLNTGANIIGFRDAVGYYHINPGPDTVLSPQTSFIVLGDKRQLNKLKDYLNTFYL, from the coding sequence ATGCCCTTGGTACATACCATTATCGAAAAATCACGAAAGTGGACGACCTGGAAGTCCCAGCTCATCCCGGGCACCATTCTCGATGTGAACCTTGCGGTGGCAATTTTCTTCATCGATCTGTTGGTAGGGATTGCAGGGTTCATGTGGTTGGAACAATTCGAATTCATCGATGCCTTTTATCAAACGGTGATTACCATATCTACGGTGGGGTTTACCGAGGTCAAACGTTTGGACGATCAGGGGAAAATCTTTGTTTCTTTTTATATTTTGTTCAACATCGGCGTTTTTGCCTACATCTTATCGGTGTTTTCCTACTACATCATTCAAGGTGAAATTTTTAAAACCATGCACCTCAATCACGTCAAAAACTCCATTGAAAGTTTATCAAATCACGTCATCGTTTGTGGTTTTGGTAAATACGGTCGAGAGATCACCAAACATTTTTTACAACACAAGATTCCCTTTGTAGTCATTGACATCAACCCCGAACGGATTGAATCCATTCAGGGTTCTGAATCCGATATCTTGTACATTCAGGACGATGCCACGCACGATGAGGCCCTGGTTGCTGCGGGGGTTGGCCGGGCTCGTTCCTTGATTGCGGCATTGCCGGAGGATTCCGACAATGTATTCATCGTACTGACGGCACGCCAGCTCAATCCTCAGCTGGACATCATCAGCAGGGCCAAAGACCCGAAATCACAAAAAAAACTTGCCCTGGCGGGCGCCAATCACGTGGTCATGCCCGAACAAATCGGGGGTTTTTACATGGCCACTCTGGTCTCCAAACCCGGCGCAGTTGAGTTTTTTTCCTTCATCACCAATGAGCATAGTTCTGACATTGGTTTTGAAGAATTGGCGTATGAAAATGTACCTGCCAGTTGCCAGGGACTTAAACTGGGCGAGCTACACATCAGACTAAACACGGGTGCTAACATCATTGGTTTTCGTGACGCGGTGGGCTATTATCACATCAACCCTGGCCCGGATACAGTATTGTCGCCCCAAACCAGTTTTATCGTTTTGGGCGACAAACGGCAATTGAATAAACTGAAGGATTATTTGAATACGTTTTATCTTTAG
- a CDS encoding ATP-binding protein codes for MNKKPAFQKIIADFIEKPILSSIPREIEVPLDVAKIISLIGPRRAGKTHILYSIINTLRKSIRPDLLVYLNFEDDRIFPLRLEDMDAMLEAYYEMYPNNREEKVWFFFDEVQEVPNWEKFVRRLSDTENCRIYLTGSSSKLLSRELATSLRGRTLVYEVFPLSLSEFLAFNQVEAHPETSKGQSTILHWFDRWLVQGGFPELVFLPETLHKRTIEEYLDLMLYRDLTERFSIKNPALLKYLLKYTLSNIAQANSITKIYNDLKSQGYELSKNTVFEYISYLEEAFILFKVNIWHRSVRVQTVNPTKFYGIDPAFKYALNMGEDTGRVLENAVFLHLRRQGFSPHYWMDKQELDFYWENGQAINVCLNMAQPGTREREIKGMIAALEFLDLPEGYILTRDQTEDVQVGGKKVLVRPAWRYMLGGK; via the coding sequence CATTTCCCTAATCGGGCCTAGGCGGGCAGGCAAAACGCATATTTTGTACAGCATTATCAATACCCTTCGCAAAAGCATCCGCCCGGACCTTTTGGTTTATCTGAACTTTGAAGACGACCGCATCTTTCCTCTCCGCCTGGAGGATATGGATGCCATGTTGGAAGCTTATTATGAAATGTACCCCAATAACCGAGAAGAAAAAGTCTGGTTCTTTTTTGATGAGGTGCAAGAAGTGCCCAATTGGGAAAAATTTGTGCGCCGATTGTCCGACACTGAAAATTGCCGAATTTACCTTACCGGGTCTTCATCAAAATTATTGAGTCGTGAGCTGGCGACATCCCTGCGGGGACGAACTTTGGTTTATGAAGTTTTTCCGCTAAGTCTAAGTGAGTTTTTGGCTTTCAACCAGGTTGAGGCGCATCCTGAAACTTCCAAAGGGCAATCCACCATCTTGCATTGGTTCGATCGTTGGTTGGTACAAGGGGGCTTTCCAGAATTGGTATTTTTACCTGAAACTCTACACAAACGGACCATTGAGGAATACCTCGATTTGATGCTTTATCGAGATTTAACCGAGCGTTTTTCCATCAAAAACCCAGCCTTACTCAAATATTTGCTCAAGTACACACTTTCCAACATTGCCCAAGCCAACAGCATTACCAAAATCTACAACGATCTTAAATCACAGGGCTACGAGCTTTCAAAAAACACGGTTTTTGAGTACATTTCGTATTTGGAAGAAGCGTTTATTTTGTTCAAAGTCAACATTTGGCATCGCTCGGTAAGGGTACAAACGGTGAACCCAACCAAGTTTTATGGCATAGACCCTGCCTTTAAATACGCCCTGAACATGGGTGAAGATACTGGCCGGGTTCTGGAAAACGCCGTATTCTTGCACCTTCGGAGGCAAGGCTTTTCACCCCATTATTGGATGGACAAACAGGAGCTTGATTTTTATTGGGAAAATGGCCAAGCCATCAATGTTTGTTTGAATATGGCGCAACCGGGTACCCGGGAGCGCGAGATCAAAGGGATGATCGCTGCATTGGAATTCCTCGATTTGCCAGAGGGGTATATTTTGACCAGGGATCAAACGGAGGATGTGCAGGTGGGGGGTAAGAAGGTTTTGGTACGGCCAGCGTGGCGTTATATGTTGGGAGGCAAATAA
- a CDS encoding N-acetylmuramoyl-L-alanine amidase: MKKNTILSLCLFGLLPVLSFAQNESTPNRKKIAITPEQIQSSSNTSALEKTNRTVLIVKPIKIRFDDKVENFFTLALNWPKSAAGSNNLEFEYREKKRGKWSAWQKLPLDLHGEDESSVEATEMRQLDAKVRSIQIKMIHSSGNSLPAGVNINLFNPVLPQNQDGAMLQKDPASLGPLKPELRSCPCPLPGMVSRTTWGAPRPCASPGYATVTHLVVHHSAGVNTATNWAQVVLSIWDFHVNTREYCDVAYNYLIDPNGVLYEGRSGGNNVVGAHFCATNTGTMGVCLLGNFEEVQPTDAMLNKLADLLAWKSCNSNIDPLLKSVHARSNLDLNHVCGHRDGCSTLCPGENVYSKLAAVRTKVVSNIQACSFTVGTDDLNKQGYTLNIIPNPAQQTFRLELSNGGRIMQLELYNLMGQRVNGIQFDALNMQVQCGNVPRGTYVLRVVDEERKVSAKQIILQ; encoded by the coding sequence ATGAAAAAAAATACCATCCTGTCCCTTTGTTTGTTCGGGCTTTTGCCAGTGTTAAGTTTTGCCCAAAATGAATCAACACCCAATCGCAAAAAGATTGCCATCACCCCAGAGCAGATTCAAAGCTCGAGCAATACCTCCGCGCTGGAAAAAACAAACCGGACGGTTTTAATTGTAAAGCCGATCAAAATCAGGTTTGACGACAAAGTTGAAAACTTTTTTACGCTGGCCCTGAATTGGCCAAAATCGGCAGCGGGAAGCAATAACCTGGAATTTGAATACCGCGAGAAAAAACGTGGCAAATGGAGTGCCTGGCAAAAACTGCCCCTTGATCTGCACGGAGAAGATGAATCCTCAGTAGAAGCCACCGAAATGCGCCAACTGGATGCCAAAGTGCGCAGCATACAAATCAAAATGATCCATTCATCCGGGAATAGCCTACCCGCAGGCGTCAACATCAACTTGTTCAACCCCGTTTTGCCGCAAAATCAAGACGGCGCCATGCTCCAAAAAGATCCGGCCTCTTTGGGCCCACTAAAACCGGAGTTGCGCTCCTGCCCTTGCCCCTTACCCGGCATGGTATCACGTACGACCTGGGGTGCTCCGCGTCCTTGTGCTTCACCCGGATACGCTACCGTTACCCACCTGGTGGTGCACCATTCTGCGGGGGTAAACACGGCTACCAATTGGGCACAGGTGGTACTCAGTATCTGGGATTTTCACGTCAATACCCGTGAATATTGCGATGTAGCCTACAATTACCTCATCGATCCCAATGGGGTGTTGTACGAAGGCCGCAGTGGGGGGAACAACGTGGTTGGAGCCCATTTTTGTGCCACCAATACCGGTACCATGGGGGTGTGCCTTCTAGGGAACTTTGAAGAAGTGCAGCCTACTGATGCCATGCTGAACAAACTGGCCGATCTTTTGGCCTGGAAAAGCTGCAATTCGAACATCGATCCGCTCCTGAAATCGGTACATGCCCGCAGTAATCTGGATTTGAACCACGTTTGCGGCCACCGCGACGGCTGCTCAACGTTGTGCCCGGGGGAAAATGTATACAGCAAACTGGCCGCCGTGCGCACCAAAGTCGTCAGCAACATTCAGGCTTGCAGCTTCACCGTGGGCACGGATGACCTGAATAAGCAGGGTTATACCCTCAACATCATTCCCAATCCCGCACAACAGACCTTTCGCCTGGAACTGAGCAACGGCGGGCGCATCATGCAACTGGAGCTGTACAACCTCATGGGACAGCGGGTGAATGGCATCCAATTCGATGCGCTGAACATGCAAGTGCAGTGTGGAAATGTGCCCAGAGGGACTTATGTATTGAGGGTAGTGGATGAGGAGAGAAAGGTGAGTGCCAAACAAATTATCTTGCAATAA
- a CDS encoding alpha-L-fucosidase yields the protein MMRIVLFLTFCLGCSNLFAQNLPKPSAAQLAWQKLETTAFLHFTVNTFTDKEWGDGTESPSIFNPVKLDARQWVAALKEGGFKMCIITAKHHDGFCLWPSKYTDHSVKSSPWKNGQGDVVKDVADACREFGLKFGFYLSPWDQHEKSYGTDQYNDFYKSQLKELLTNYGIVHEVWFDGARGPNAKDMQYDFKGYWDLVKQYQPQAVCFSDVGPGVRWVGNESGNAGETCWSPIITLGMAPGVADSKYLNTGDEQGTEWIPAETDVSIRPGWFYHPKEDDKVRSPQNLVNLYYQSVGRNSLLLLNVPPNREGLLCPQDVASIVEYRSILNETFKTNLAKSGKNKKLVDQKLETWIAAPENSPLEIKLPKSATFDRFMLQENIAEGQRIAEAQLEYWDGTTWKLIRKFTTVGYKRLLRFDPVTTTKLRLTVLRALAPAQVAELGVYKASSRE from the coding sequence ATGATGCGCATCGTTCTTTTTCTCACCTTTTGTCTAGGTTGCAGCAACCTATTCGCCCAAAATCTGCCCAAACCCAGCGCCGCCCAGCTCGCCTGGCAAAAACTGGAAACTACCGCTTTTCTGCACTTCACGGTCAATACCTTCACTGATAAGGAATGGGGCGACGGCACCGAAAGCCCGAGTATTTTTAATCCCGTCAAATTGGATGCCCGCCAATGGGTAGCTGCCCTCAAAGAAGGGGGCTTCAAAATGTGCATCATTACCGCCAAGCACCACGATGGCTTTTGCCTTTGGCCTTCCAAATATACCGATCACTCCGTAAAAAGTAGCCCCTGGAAAAATGGGCAAGGCGACGTGGTCAAGGACGTAGCCGATGCCTGCCGGGAATTTGGCTTAAAATTCGGTTTTTACCTCTCTCCCTGGGACCAGCATGAAAAAAGTTATGGCACCGATCAATACAACGATTTTTACAAAAGCCAGTTGAAAGAGTTGCTGACCAATTACGGCATAGTTCACGAAGTGTGGTTTGACGGTGCCCGTGGGCCAAATGCCAAAGACATGCAATACGACTTCAAAGGGTATTGGGATTTGGTAAAACAGTACCAGCCCCAGGCCGTATGTTTTTCGGACGTAGGCCCCGGCGTGCGTTGGGTGGGCAATGAGTCGGGCAATGCGGGTGAGACCTGCTGGTCGCCAATCATAACACTGGGCATGGCACCAGGCGTCGCCGATTCCAAATATTTGAATACTGGAGATGAACAAGGCACGGAATGGATTCCTGCCGAAACCGACGTTTCTATCCGTCCAGGCTGGTTTTACCATCCTAAAGAAGACGATAAAGTACGTTCTCCACAAAATTTGGTCAACCTCTATTACCAGTCCGTTGGGCGCAACAGCTTATTGTTGCTCAATGTACCCCCCAATCGTGAGGGCCTGCTTTGCCCCCAGGATGTAGCGTCCATCGTGGAGTACCGCAGCATTCTGAACGAAACGTTCAAAACCAATCTGGCCAAATCGGGGAAAAATAAAAAACTGGTCGACCAAAAACTGGAAACCTGGATTGCTGCGCCAGAAAACAGCCCACTGGAAATCAAACTACCCAAATCTGCGACTTTCGATCGCTTTATGCTCCAGGAAAACATTGCCGAAGGCCAGCGCATCGCCGAGGCTCAACTGGAGTATTGGGATGGCACTACCTGGAAATTGATCCGGAAATTCACCACCGTAGGCTACAAACGCCTCTTGCGCTTTGACCCAGTAACCACCACAAAATTGCGCCTGACGGTCCTGCGTGCGCTGGCTCCGGCGCAAGTTGCGGAGCTTGGGGTGTATAAAGCCTCTAGTAGGGAATGA
- a CDS encoding energy transducer TonB: MANRQATDPMQGNQDGKKLGATPIAAALPGASPLFQLSWLLEVFRYRNQEYGAYQLRQQYPRHMMWGGLLSLALIGLLYGGTLLANALREKMTLMTVYELPEITPPPAKEEPVTPPPPVVAPPPPARPTIVFLTPKVVDEDEQVEEYEPPTQEDLLNKNPGTVTTAGDPNGVDYLPEEPIEIEAPPAVIEEEKKQVKQPDFFIVVEQMPAFRGSLIQFLSREIRYPDIAKENGIQGTVVIQFLVNEKGQISNPHILKDIGGGCGEEALRVVRSMPEWLPGKQRGVPVKVQMNLPVKFHLE; this comes from the coding sequence ATGGCAAATCGTCAAGCAACTGACCCCATGCAGGGGAATCAGGATGGAAAAAAATTGGGCGCAACCCCCATTGCCGCAGCGCTTCCTGGTGCTAGCCCGCTGTTTCAGCTTTCCTGGTTACTGGAAGTATTTCGTTACCGCAATCAGGAATACGGCGCTTACCAGCTTCGCCAACAATATCCGCGCCACATGATGTGGGGTGGCTTACTCTCGCTGGCCTTGATCGGATTGTTGTATGGTGGCACGCTACTGGCCAATGCCCTGCGAGAAAAAATGACTTTGATGACTGTTTATGAGCTACCAGAGATTACGCCACCGCCTGCTAAAGAAGAACCAGTTACCCCGCCACCTCCAGTGGTTGCGCCACCGCCACCTGCCCGGCCAACCATTGTATTTCTAACCCCCAAAGTGGTAGACGAGGATGAACAGGTGGAAGAATACGAACCGCCCACGCAGGAAGATTTACTCAACAAAAACCCTGGCACGGTTACGACGGCTGGTGACCCCAATGGAGTGGATTACCTTCCTGAAGAACCCATTGAAATTGAAGCGCCTCCAGCGGTGATAGAGGAAGAAAAAAAGCAAGTCAAACAGCCCGACTTTTTTATCGTCGTGGAACAAATGCCCGCTTTTCGAGGGAGCTTAATTCAGTTCCTGTCGCGCGAGATAAGGTATCCCGACATCGCCAAAGAAAATGGCATCCAGGGTACGGTGGTGATTCAATTTCTGGTGAATGAAAAAGGACAAATTTCTAACCCCCATATCCTCAAAGACATCGGTGGTGGTTGTGGTGAGGAAGCCCTCAGAGTAGTGCGTTCCATGCCCGAATGGCTTCCCGGCAAACAACGGGGTGTACCGGTGAAAGTGCAGATGAACTTGCCGGTGAAGTTTCATCTGGAGTAA
- a CDS encoding amidohydrolase family protein: MKQLSNLFLFVAFLPLCALAQQTMDFEKYDPPSSLVVPEHKITRSKFPFLDVHSHHWNMATQDLTILAREMDSLNMGICMNLSGRGGAALKAITDNVKKYGLEHRIAVFTNLSFKGIDEPDWTSNAVKQIEFDVKNGAKGLKIFKSLGLSEKDAQGNYIHIDDPRIDPVWAKCGELGIPVLIHTADPKQFWEPVDENNERWLELKLNPGRKRTDTTPAPFDTLIKQQHHIFKKHPKTTFINAHFGWYANDLTKLGQLMDMYPNMYVECGAIIAELGRQPRASAAFFEKYQNRVLFGKDAYHPEEYPTYFRVLETADEYFPYHKRYHAFWRMYGMALPDKILKKVYYENALRIIPGLSRKAFEK, from the coding sequence ATGAAGCAACTATCTAACCTATTTTTATTTGTGGCCTTTTTGCCACTGTGTGCGTTGGCGCAACAAACCATGGATTTTGAAAAATACGATCCACCATCATCCCTGGTTGTACCCGAGCACAAAATCACCCGTTCCAAATTCCCTTTTCTGGATGTACACAGCCACCACTGGAACATGGCAACCCAAGACCTCACCATACTGGCCCGAGAGATGGATTCACTCAATATGGGGATTTGTATGAACCTGAGTGGACGGGGCGGAGCTGCCCTGAAAGCCATTACGGATAACGTCAAAAAATATGGCCTGGAGCACCGTATTGCTGTATTTACCAACCTTAGTTTCAAAGGTATCGACGAGCCGGATTGGACCAGCAACGCGGTCAAACAAATCGAATTTGACGTGAAAAATGGTGCAAAAGGCCTGAAAATCTTCAAAAGCCTGGGCTTATCAGAAAAGGACGCCCAAGGCAATTACATCCACATCGACGATCCGCGCATCGATCCCGTTTGGGCCAAATGTGGGGAATTGGGCATCCCCGTGCTCATCCACACCGCCGACCCCAAGCAATTTTGGGAGCCTGTAGATGAAAACAACGAGCGCTGGCTGGAGCTCAAACTCAATCCGGGGCGCAAGCGCACGGATACCACTCCGGCCCCCTTTGACACCCTCATCAAGCAGCAGCACCACATTTTTAAAAAGCACCCCAAAACCACGTTCATCAACGCCCACTTTGGCTGGTACGCCAACGACCTGACCAAACTGGGTCAGCTCATGGACATGTATCCCAACATGTACGTGGAGTGTGGAGCCATCATTGCTGAACTGGGACGCCAACCTCGGGCTTCGGCGGCTTTTTTTGAAAAATACCAGAATCGGGTGTTATTCGGCAAAGACGCGTACCATCCCGAGGAATACCCTACCTATTTCCGGGTATTGGAAACGGCTGATGAGTACTTCCCTTATCACAAGCGCTATCATGCTTTCTGGCGCATGTACGGGATGGCACTGCCCGACAAAATTCTGAAAAAAGTATATTACGAGAACGCGCTGCGGATCATTCCGGGCTTGTCGCGGAAGGCGTTTGAAAAATAG